The Flavobacterium marginilacus genome window below encodes:
- a CDS encoding ferredoxin--NADP reductase: MPNFLKLIVKEVKRETKDAVSILFNVPEELKSNYDFIAGQYINLRLTLDNTEIRRAYSICSAPGSGELRIAVKAVKDGLFSQFANTKLKAGDILEVGKPEGKFIFEPENDRQKSYIAFAAGSGITPILSIIKSVLKSEPKSSFTLVYGNKSPEETIFHQELHDLQLQYVGRLFVDYVYSRVNAENALFGRIDKAAVNYTLNTKHATMEFDKFYLCGPEEMINTVSNVLKEKNVKESAIKFELFTSSSKEQTISQSLSGHSKITVLVDDEETSFEMSQKQSILDAALKQGIDAPYSCQGGICSSCLARVTEGAAEMKKNSILTEKEIAEGLILTCQAHPTTATIKVDYDDV, from the coding sequence ATGCCAAATTTTCTAAAATTAATTGTAAAAGAAGTAAAACGCGAAACCAAAGATGCCGTTTCTATACTTTTTAATGTACCCGAAGAATTAAAATCCAATTATGATTTCATAGCCGGTCAATACATTAATTTACGATTGACATTAGACAATACCGAAATCCGTCGTGCCTATTCTATCTGTTCAGCACCTGGAAGCGGTGAATTGAGAATTGCAGTAAAAGCAGTAAAAGACGGTCTTTTTTCACAATTTGCAAATACAAAATTAAAGGCTGGTGATATCCTAGAGGTAGGAAAACCAGAAGGGAAATTTATTTTTGAACCTGAAAATGACCGCCAAAAAAGCTATATCGCTTTTGCAGCAGGAAGCGGAATTACTCCAATTTTATCCATCATAAAATCTGTTTTGAAAAGTGAGCCGAAAAGTTCCTTTACACTAGTATACGGAAACAAATCTCCTGAAGAAACTATTTTTCATCAGGAACTGCACGATTTACAGCTGCAGTATGTTGGCCGTCTGTTTGTTGATTATGTATACAGCAGAGTTAATGCCGAAAATGCATTGTTTGGACGAATTGACAAAGCAGCTGTAAATTATACATTGAATACAAAGCATGCTACAATGGAATTTGACAAATTTTATTTGTGCGGTCCCGAAGAAATGATCAATACCGTTTCTAATGTTCTAAAAGAAAAAAACGTAAAAGAATCGGCTATAAAATTCGAGCTTTTCACTTCTTCTTCTAAAGAACAGACTATCAGTCAATCCTTAAGCGGTCATTCTAAAATTACAGTTTTGGTTGATGATGAAGAAACAAGTTTTGAAATGTCTCAAAAACAGAGCATTCTTGATGCTGCCCTAAAACAGGGAATAGACGCTCCTTATTCCTGCCAAGGCGGTATTTGCAGCAGCTGTCTCGCCCGAGTAACAGAAGGCGCAGCCGAAATGAAGAAAAACTCAATTCTTACTGAAAAAGAAATTGCCGAAGGTTTAATCCTGACTTGTCAAGCACATCCGACTACAGCTACGATAAAAGTAGATTATGATGATGTTTAG
- a CDS encoding DUF5687 family protein gives MFAKFIYLEWKSFTRSASFASSLALKILMGFLVLYFTVLFLAMGVGAFYILKKMQLDPLVTVNKFLIYYFVMDLIVRLLLQAIPVMNIRPLLTLPFKRPTIVHFSLGKTALSFFNVTHAFFFVPFCAVLLYEGYDPISVILWGTALFSLVYCNNFLNILLNNKDNLLGVFIAVTVILAGCQYYKIFDVTAYVYPFFEALFHTKWAFIIPVLVLSGLYYWTYNYLKGDLYLDAGLSVKNDIAKTENLTWLNQFGTLGTFLKNDIKLIKRNKRSKTTVGVSIMFLFYGLLFFSGGVEAYDKPIMHIFAGIFVSGGFLFTFGQFVPSWDSSYYQLMMTQNIPYRGYLSSKWWLVVIATVISTILASFYLYFGWQVYLTIVAGAIYNIGVNSHLVLLGGAFTKTPIDLSMSKGAFGDKKSFNVNTMLLTLPKLLLPVFLYWLGSYLMNPKLGLAFVALAGVLGFMCRNVVFLMIEKIYKKEKYKTIEAYKQKQ, from the coding sequence ATGTTTGCAAAATTTATTTATCTTGAATGGAAATCTTTTACGAGATCAGCTTCTTTCGCTTCAAGTCTGGCCTTGAAAATATTGATGGGATTTCTGGTTCTTTATTTTACTGTTCTTTTCTTAGCAATGGGTGTTGGAGCATTTTATATTCTAAAGAAAATGCAGCTGGATCCGTTGGTTACAGTAAACAAGTTCTTAATTTATTACTTTGTAATGGATTTGATTGTACGCCTTTTGCTTCAGGCAATTCCAGTGATGAACATTAGGCCTTTATTAACGCTGCCTTTTAAGAGACCAACAATTGTTCATTTTTCTTTAGGAAAAACAGCTTTATCTTTTTTTAATGTAACGCATGCATTTTTCTTTGTTCCTTTTTGCGCTGTTTTGCTATATGAAGGCTATGATCCAATAAGCGTTATTCTTTGGGGAACAGCTCTTTTTTCATTAGTTTACTGCAATAATTTTTTGAATATTTTATTGAATAACAAAGATAATTTACTGGGTGTTTTTATTGCGGTAACAGTAATTTTGGCTGGATGCCAATATTATAAAATCTTTGATGTTACAGCTTATGTTTATCCGTTTTTTGAAGCGTTATTTCATACCAAATGGGCTTTTATAATTCCAGTGCTGGTCTTGTCCGGTCTCTATTATTGGACATATAATTATCTAAAAGGCGATTTGTATCTGGATGCGGGATTATCTGTCAAAAATGATATTGCCAAAACAGAAAACCTGACTTGGTTAAATCAATTTGGGACTTTAGGAACATTTTTGAAAAACGACATTAAATTAATCAAAAGAAATAAACGCTCAAAAACGACAGTTGGAGTCAGTATAATGTTTTTGTTTTATGGTTTACTATTTTTCTCGGGCGGAGTAGAGGCATATGATAAACCAATAATGCACATTTTTGCAGGAATATTTGTCTCGGGCGGATTTTTATTCACTTTTGGACAGTTTGTTCCAAGTTGGGACAGTTCTTATTATCAATTGATGATGACACAGAATATTCCGTATCGCGGTTATTTGAGTTCCAAATGGTGGCTTGTAGTTATTGCAACTGTTATTTCTACAATTTTAGCATCGTTCTATTTGTATTTTGGCTGGCAGGTATATCTTACCATAGTTGCTGGAGCGATTTATAATATAGGTGTTAATTCACATCTTGTATTATTAGGAGGAGCTTTTACAAAAACACCAATCGATTTATCAATGTCAAAAGGGGCTTTTGGTGATAAAAAATCATTTAATGTAAATACAATGCTGCTTACATTGCCAAAATTACTCTTACCGGTATTTTTATATTGGCTGGGTTCCTATTTAATGAATCCAAAACTGGGACTTGCTTTTGTAGCTTTGGCCGGGGTATTAGGGTTTATGTGTAGA
- a CDS encoding GLPGLI family protein produces the protein MKSIFFFIAILISTTSSKAQQFIDKAVVEYEVSTNLKKTMSNDSWDEKMKENISDLKISYYTYTFENNKSIYKFDRWSPKTRIPKNEKDADEENSWYSDFTSGTMSMQKQIVGTNFVVVDSILNIEWKITNENREIAGYNCRKAVGRIMNDVYVFAFYTNDITISGGPCTVNGLPGLILGLSIPRLYTSFIATKVDLKRIDKPEIKPISAKKVYDLAGLKSLIEDKTKDWFIYGDDKEENKRQKNMFLWNAFL, from the coding sequence ATGAAATCAATATTTTTTTTTATTGCAATACTAATTTCTACAACGAGCTCAAAAGCGCAGCAATTTATAGATAAAGCAGTAGTTGAATATGAAGTAAGCACCAATCTCAAAAAAACGATGAGTAATGATAGCTGGGACGAGAAGATGAAAGAAAACATTTCCGACTTAAAAATATCGTATTACACATACACTTTTGAAAACAATAAAAGCATTTACAAATTTGACAGGTGGAGCCCAAAAACAAGAATACCAAAAAATGAAAAAGATGCAGATGAAGAAAACAGCTGGTATTCTGATTTTACCAGCGGAACAATGAGTATGCAAAAGCAAATAGTTGGAACTAATTTTGTGGTAGTCGACAGTATATTAAATATTGAATGGAAGATTACAAACGAAAATAGAGAAATAGCAGGTTATAATTGTCGAAAAGCGGTGGGCAGAATAATGAATGATGTGTATGTATTTGCTTTTTACACAAACGATATAACCATATCTGGAGGTCCGTGTACAGTAAATGGTTTGCCGGGTTTAATATTAGGGCTTTCCATACCAAGATTATACACCTCATTTATTGCAACAAAGGTAGATTTAAAAAGGATCGATAAACCCGAAATAAAACCCATTAGTGCTAAAAAAGTGTATGATTTGGCAGGGCTGAAGTCATTGATAGAAGATAAAACAAAAGATTGGTTTATCTATGGCGATGATAAAGAAGAAAATAAAAGACAAAAAAATATGTTTTTGTGGAATGCTTTTTTATAA
- a CDS encoding outer membrane beta-barrel protein, whose protein sequence is MPKITLTIAFLFLFSLSAFSQKANLSGVLTEDSEKTPVYNSVVALLTPKDSILYKFTRSDKEGKFNFKNVKSGNYILMTAHSLYADYLDSISVVEKDKNIGTIALISKMKLLREVIIKTGSIRIKGDTTSYRASDFKVDANANVEELLKKLPGIQVDKNGTIKAMGEKVEKVLVDGEEFFGDDPGMAVKNLRADAVKEVQVFDKKSDQAEFTGIDDGETKKTINLKLKEDKKKGYFGKIDAANGPLIAIAPRYNTNVLLSSFKGKRKLSAFLLNGNTGQDGLDWQDSEKYGTRDDNVNMSMDDDGNINYEWTGGNTDDEPYVDTQNGFIKNTNAGLQYSNKWNDKQTLNVSPKYNNQIYTNTNSRSTQTQVGQSQLNENTATVSNVNRSNFKLNVAYDVKLDSVNSIKFTAKTNLYKTDSDEFINGTTTGDNGLLKNKQEKTFTTDSDKQSFSASILFKHKFARARRTFSVNSSWNSLNTNSNNFLKSSNESYDGGVFSSRNDINQNKTGEKSNQNIAVNIAYTEPVGKKFALQLAYQITHNSGDSNYLTYNYSDVTGNYDSLDHSLSNEFNQSITTNKPIIKLSYNAKKINYSFGSGFGFTSFDLQDQTLDKEYKRNYTNFYPAANLSYKYASNSNLRFRYEGGTKQPTLDQLQPLRNNQDFFNQIIGNPDLKQSFTNSINISNSSYSILTESQFYQNISFRTTTNLISYNKDIDSESAKTTTKPINTNGNFSANLYFAYGFKVKKLDLRIYCNPSVSYNKSIISINNVLNDSKTLNSGLSVYLNKFKEKRYEISLSNTFLNNRNSTSLNDDIKSFNTNNLSLDMGIYFREKWKLSTDYNLYSRQKTVDFQTNLNNQLWNARLQRTFKKDEFTAYIMVRDILNQNIGINRYVYENVTGEERNDRLQRYAMLGFTWNFKNK, encoded by the coding sequence TAGCTTTATTAACCCCTAAAGATTCTATTCTATATAAATTTACCCGATCGGATAAAGAGGGAAAGTTTAACTTCAAAAATGTAAAGTCAGGAAATTATATCTTGATGACAGCACATAGCTTATATGCCGATTATTTAGATTCCATATCCGTTGTTGAAAAGGATAAAAATATAGGAACGATTGCTTTGATAAGCAAAATGAAACTGCTTCGAGAAGTAATTATAAAAACCGGTTCTATTCGTATTAAAGGTGATACTACAAGTTACAGAGCAAGCGATTTTAAAGTCGATGCCAATGCAAATGTCGAAGAATTACTAAAAAAACTGCCAGGAATTCAGGTTGATAAAAATGGTACTATAAAAGCTATGGGGGAAAAAGTAGAAAAAGTATTGGTAGATGGCGAAGAATTTTTTGGAGATGATCCTGGTATGGCTGTAAAAAATCTGCGTGCAGATGCAGTAAAAGAAGTACAGGTTTTTGATAAAAAAAGCGATCAGGCGGAGTTTACAGGAATTGACGATGGCGAGACAAAAAAAACAATTAATTTAAAATTGAAGGAGGACAAAAAGAAAGGGTATTTTGGTAAAATAGATGCCGCGAACGGACCATTAATAGCAATTGCCCCAAGGTATAATACAAATGTTCTGTTAAGCAGTTTTAAGGGGAAAAGAAAACTATCTGCTTTTTTATTAAATGGCAATACAGGTCAAGATGGCTTGGACTGGCAAGATAGTGAGAAATATGGTACGAGAGATGATAATGTTAATATGAGCATGGATGATGATGGAAATATAAATTATGAATGGACAGGAGGGAATACAGATGATGAACCTTATGTTGATACTCAAAATGGTTTTATCAAAAACACTAATGCAGGATTGCAGTACAGTAACAAGTGGAATGATAAACAAACACTAAATGTTTCTCCAAAATATAATAATCAGATTTATACAAACACTAACAGCAGGAGCACTCAGACGCAAGTAGGTCAATCTCAATTGAATGAGAACACAGCAACAGTAAGTAATGTAAATCGAAGTAATTTTAAGTTAAATGTTGCTTATGATGTAAAATTAGATTCGGTAAATTCGATAAAATTTACTGCGAAAACCAATTTATACAAGACCGATAGTGATGAATTTATAAATGGAACTACCACTGGAGATAATGGATTGTTAAAAAACAAACAGGAAAAAACATTTACTACAGATTCAGACAAGCAGTCTTTTTCGGCAAGCATTTTGTTTAAGCATAAATTTGCTAGAGCCAGACGTACATTCTCTGTAAACAGCAGCTGGAACAGTCTAAATACCAATTCAAATAATTTTTTAAAATCTTCAAACGAAAGTTATGATGGAGGTGTTTTCTCGAGCAGGAATGATATAAATCAAAATAAAACTGGTGAGAAATCAAACCAAAATATTGCTGTCAATATTGCTTATACAGAGCCTGTAGGAAAGAAATTTGCATTGCAGCTTGCCTATCAAATTACGCATAACAGCGGAGATAGTAATTATTTGACTTATAATTATTCAGACGTTACTGGTAATTATGATTCGCTGGATCATTCTTTATCTAACGAGTTCAATCAGAGTATAACAACCAATAAGCCAATTATAAAATTGAGTTACAATGCCAAAAAAATAAATTATAGTTTTGGAAGTGGTTTTGGTTTTACTTCATTTGATTTACAGGATCAGACTTTAGATAAAGAGTACAAACGTAATTATACTAATTTTTATCCAGCAGCAAATTTGTCTTATAAATATGCAAGTAACAGTAATTTGCGTTTTAGATATGAAGGAGGAACTAAACAGCCAACATTAGACCAATTACAGCCTTTGAGAAACAATCAGGATTTTTTTAATCAAATTATTGGTAACCCTGATTTAAAGCAGTCTTTTACTAATAGTATAAACATATCGAATAGCAGTTATAGTATCTTGACAGAATCCCAATTCTATCAAAATATATCTTTTAGAACAACAACAAATTTAATTTCCTATAATAAAGATATCGATTCAGAAAGTGCCAAAACAACCACCAAACCCATAAATACAAACGGTAATTTTTCTGCCAATTTATATTTTGCTTATGGATTTAAAGTAAAGAAATTGGATTTACGAATTTATTGCAATCCATCAGTTAGCTACAACAAATCAATAATTAGTATTAATAACGTACTTAATGATTCTAAGACTCTAAATTCTGGATTATCAGTTTATTTAAATAAATTCAAGGAAAAGAGGTATGAGATCAGTTTAAGTAATACTTTTTTGAATAATAGAAACAGTACTTCTTTAAATGACGATATAAAATCATTTAACACTAATAATTTGTCGTTGGATATGGGTATTTATTTTAGAGAAAAATGGAAATTATCCACAGATTATAATTTATACTCTCGTCAAAAAACGGTAGATTTTCAAACTAATCTCAACAATCAATTGTGGAATGCAAGACTTCAGCGGACCTTCAAAAAAGATGAGTTTACGGCCTATATTATGGTACGTGATATTTTGAATCAAAATATTGGAATCAATAGATATGTGTATGAAAATGTAACTGGAGAGGAAAGAAACGACAGGCTTCAAAGATATGCTATGTTAGGTTTTACTTGGAATTTTAAAAACAAATGA